In the genome of Polaromonas vacuolata, the window AGTCTTTTTTATCATCGCCAATCAGACGCTCACAGCGAATCAATGCGTTGGCTTTATAGCCCTGGTTATCTTTTCCCAGCAGCCCAGCTTTTTTATCTGCATTAGCATTTTTTGCTTCGAGCAAGCAGTCTGCGCGTGACTGCTGACTTGTGCCGTTGTTGCAAGCGGCTTTCTCGCTAACTACGCTACCGGTGTCGTCAATGCTAATTTCACCAGCGATAACGTGAACGCTGGCTGCCGCCATTGCCAGCACTACAGTCATGCCAAAAGCTGCCAAGCCCTTGGTGATGCGATTTTTTTTAATGCTGGTGTTATTTTTCATGGCGTATTTCTTGTGATGTGTTTTTGTGATGTGTATTTGTGACGTATTTTTTGTGGCGTATTTTTTTTGCTTGCGTTGACGGTCTTTCAAACCGTTAAACCTAGTATAAAAACAACATTGATTTTTTCATGCAGGCTCAGGTCTTGCGCCGCTGCTTGCTATACGCCCGAGTGCCTGTAGGACAGTCGCCGTGAGAATGCTTTTTGACTGTGTTGCCACCGCCGTTTTAGGTCGACCAGATACGTGGGTTGCTAGGCGCTAGTGCCCAAAAGTGGCTGCGCCAGACTAAGCGTATTTGCCGCAGCAAGTCCATCGCTGGCTCTACCATTGGCGAGAGTACTCTGAGCACTACGATTTGTGGGTCGGGGCTGCTAACACCAGACATTGCGCAAAGACTATGGTTTTTAATTACCTCGTGGGCAACTTCCAAAGCCTGTTGGCGCCGCTGTTTGCCTAGCTTGCTACCGGCGGCAAAGAACAAAGTTGCTATGCAGCGCTGGCCGGCTAAACCGAGCGGACTATTCATTAGCAGTTCATCCTTGGCATCGATTTGCGCGCGCTCTAGCCAAACACCGGGAAGCTCCAAGTGTTGGCAGAAACTTCCGGCGTCAAACGGTTTGCCCGCTGCTGGCAGACCCAGCGCAGTGATGTCCCAGGCCAGCAGTTCAGCACTGGGCGCGAGGCTGGCGCTTAAGCGGTTTTCGGCTAGGCAACCGCTGTAGCAAATCGCTTCTAGCGGCAGCCATTGAAGACGTGAATTTTCTGCTAATTGAAGGCTAGTCGTTTGCAGTGCGGGCTTGCCTTCAGTGCGATAAAAGCGGCTTGCGCCCGGAGTTGTTACTAGGCCGTGACTGCCTGCGGCCGCAGAAAAATTCAAGCTTAAACTGTCGCCGCCCACTAGTCCGCCGGGCGGGTGAACAATCACGTTGTGGCAAATAGCATCGCCTTCCGGGTAGAGACTTTGCAAAATTCGCAGCGGTCCTTGATGTTCAAAGCGGGCCACGCTTTTGCCGGCTTCTAAGCTGTAGTCAAGTTTTAAAGAGGCGTTCCATGTCATGCTAAAAGTGTAGTGCGGCCAATTGTCTTTTTCTGCAGTTTGCAAGCATTAGGAAAAGGCAGTGGTCTTAACGTTAAGTGAGTAAATCTATCAGCACCCGCGCCGATACTTTGGTCGCAGCGCTTAAATCTTTTAGTGCTAGAAGTTCCGCTGCGCGATTGGCATTTGACGCTAGTAAGCTGCGCGGTACAGCGCTGTAAATCACGCCACCTTTTAGCCGGGTGGGGTGTCGGTGGGTACTTTGATGCGCTACTGCTAAAAACTGGGTGGATCGTGAAAATTTGCATCTATCCATTTACCGACTGGTCGTAGATTGCGCTGGTCTGCGACGTGGTCACGATCTGTCCTGTGCCGTTTGGTGGATTAAGTTTGAGAAGGCTTCTATGGCCAGTTGTATGTCGTCGCTAGTGCTCGACTCCAACGGGTTGTGACTGATGCCGGCATTCTCGCCGCGCACAAACAGCATCGCTTGCGGCATGATTTTGTGCAGTTTCATGGCATCGTGACCGGCGCCACTATTCATAGCGTAAGGTGTGACGCCGATTGCCGTTACCGCGTTTTCCCAGCGCTGTTGCCAGTCGGGTGCGCTGGGCGCGGCGTCTACTTTGACGGTCATTTCAAACGTGTATTGCAAACCGCGGCGCGCGCAGATGGCTTTGAGTTCAGCCAACACGTCGTTTTCTAGAGCGTCGCGTTGTGCGTCTATTGGTGCGCGCAAGTCTAATGAGAATTGGCACCGGCCGGGGACCACGTTGATAGAGCCGTTGGGCACAGTAAGCATGCCTATTGTGGCGACGCAACCTAGGTTTTCTGCGGCGCGCTTTTCGACATACAGCAGTACTTCAGCGCTTGCGGCTGCGGCATCGCGTCGGCTTGCCATCGGCGTCGTGCCAGCATGACTTGCAAGGCCGGTGATCTCGCACAAATAGCGTACTTGGCCGTTAATCGATGTCACTATGCCCAAGGGTAAATCGAGCGCGTTAAGAACTGGGCCTTGCTCTACATGCACTTCCACAAAACCCAGATAATTTTTAGCGTCGCGTTGGATAGCAACGATCTCTTCGCTTTTTAGTCCGGCCTGCTGCATGGCTTGGTGCATGCTGATGCCGTCGCTGTCTTTTTGTTCTAGCCACTCAGGTTTGAAGTCACCCGTCAGTGCGCCCGAGCCCAAAAAAGTTGCCTTGTAACGCTGGCCTTCTTCTTCCGCAAAACCCACGACTTCTATGCCAAACGGCAAACGCACGCCGGCTAGGCTTAGCTGTCGTACGCAGGCCATGGGCACAAAAATTCCCAAACGACCATCGTATTTGCCGCCATTTCTGACGGTGTCGTAATGACTGCCGGTCAGTAAGCGTGGTGCTGATTCATCTGCGCCAAGATAGAGGCCCACAACATTGCCAACCGCATCAATATTGACCGAGTCAAAGCCGCAGTCATTCATGGTGGTGGCAATAAAGTTGGTACAAGCGCGGTGTGCATCGGTGAGGTAGGTAACAGTTAGCAGGCCTTGCTCGGCGTAACCTGGATCGCTGTACTGGGACATGGCTTCATGCCAATCCCAGACGTTATTGCCTAAGTTAGGCTGCATACCGAATTTGTCGTTTAGCCGCAGCTCGACGATGCGGTGAATATTGCGTAGATTTTCTTCAAACTCAAAATCTGGGTGGTTTTGCACTCTGCGTTTAAACGTCGCAATGATTTTTTCTTTGCTTTGACCACTGCCGCGTGGACCACGAACGGCGAGTATGAAGGGAAAGCTAAAGCGTTCTTGGTAGTCGGCATTGAGTTGCTGCAACTGCGCCAGTTCTTGCGGCGTGCACTGGGTTAAGCCGGCCGAGTATTGCTCGCTGCTGGACTCTGTGCTGAGTACTTGCGCGGCTTTGTCAGCCAGCAACGGATGGGCTTTTATCAAGGCCATTTTTTCGGCGTGACTGGCTTGTCTAAGAACCGCTGTCATGGCTAGTTTTAAAGCGCTAAGCGATTTAAAAGGTCGTGCTTTGAGGGCTTGCTCAGCAATCCACGGCGAATGTTCATACAGACCGGCGAGTAATTCGTGGGCTTGGTCTGGGCTGGCGTTGTTAATTTGTTCTAAAGAAATATTCATATCAGTCTTATGTTGAGTGCGCCATTTGCTGACGCATTACTGGGACATTTTTGACGCGCTTACAGCGTGTGCTTGCCTATGGCGCAGGGTGAAACTTCTGCCAATGCTGCGCAATCTCGACGCGCTGACAAACCCAGACCCTATCGTGTTTTTCAATATGGTCTAAGAAACGCTGCAACGCACGCATCCGTCCCGGGCGACCCAGCAACCGGCAATGCATGCCAATGCTGAGCATTTTTGGACTCTCCAAGCCTTCGGCATAAAGCACGTCAAAGCTGTCGCGCAGGTAGCAAAAAAAGTCATCTGACT includes:
- a CDS encoding urease accessory protein UreD, encoding MTWNASLKLDYSLEAGKSVARFEHQGPLRILQSLYPEGDAICHNVIVHPPGGLVGGDSLSLNFSAAAGSHGLVTTPGASRFYRTEGKPALQTTSLQLAENSRLQWLPLEAICYSGCLAENRLSASLAPSAELLAWDITALGLPAAGKPFDAGSFCQHLELPGVWLERAQIDAKDELLMNSPLGLAGQRCIATLFFAAGSKLGKQRRQQALEVAHEVIKNHSLCAMSGVSSPDPQIVVLRVLSPMVEPAMDLLRQIRLVWRSHFWALAPSNPRIWST
- the uraD gene encoding 2-oxo-4-hydroxy-4-carboxy-5-ureidoimidazoline decarboxylase gives rise to the protein MNISLEQINNASPDQAHELLAGLYEHSPWIAEQALKARPFKSLSALKLAMTAVLRQASHAEKMALIKAHPLLADKAAQVLSTESSSEQYSAGLTQCTPQELAQLQQLNADYQERFSFPFILAVRGPRGSGQSKEKIIATFKRRVQNHPDFEFEENLRNIHRIVELRLNDKFGMQPNLGNNVWDWHEAMSQYSDPGYAEQGLLTVTYLTDAHRACTNFIATTMNDCGFDSVNIDAVGNVVGLYLGADESAPRLLTGSHYDTVRNGGKYDGRLGIFVPMACVRQLSLAGVRLPFGIEVVGFAEEEGQRYKATFLGSGALTGDFKPEWLEQKDSDGISMHQAMQQAGLKSEEIVAIQRDAKNYLGFVEVHVEQGPVLNALDLPLGIVTSINGQVRYLCEITGLASHAGTTPMASRRDAAAASAEVLLYVEKRAAENLGCVATIGMLTVPNGSINVVPGRCQFSLDLRAPIDAQRDALENDVLAELKAICARRGLQYTFEMTVKVDAAPSAPDWQQRWENAVTAIGVTPYAMNSGAGHDAMKLHKIMPQAMLFVRGENAGISHNPLESSTSDDIQLAIEAFSNLIHQTAQDRS